ATTGCCTCAAGGGCACTTTGGTCATCATCTGCCAGCAGTATGCGCAATCCGTCCAGCTTTGGCTTCTGTAAGAAAGCAAGCTCCTTCAGGTAATAGTATTCCATCGCCCAATTTCTTGGGCTAAATCGAGACCTGAGGCTTGCATCCCCGGTCGTCGTGTCTAGTAACCCTTTCTTCTTCGAATATGCATGGAAGTTTTTCTATGAACCTCTTCCATTGTTTTGATCGGATTTATGCTTCTAGCGCATTCATTCTTCTGTTTGGGCCTCTTCAAAATCCAAGTCCCTTTCGGGACGGCTGGCAATTATTATAATGCCGCTCTTTTGGATATTTCGTGCCATAACAATGCTGGATTAAAAACGCAGGCGTGCCAGTCTAAAAGTGGACGTGTTTTATCGTTAAACCGTCAAGAAAATATTGGGCCTCATCCTGCACCTTGAAGTTCATCCGAAGTTATCCTTTCCTATCAAAAATCAATTAACCTTTTCGGCTTATCAGCTTGAAAAGGGAATCAACTTCTCGCATCACTTCTATGTGTTATTCGAATCAATCAAGGGCTATCAGCTATAAATTTTGTTCAAAAAATTCTTTTCGTAACTTCTTTCGCTCCTTTAAATAATCAGAATAGTTTTCATTGTATTTGTCGTTGTTTTTCAGGAGGCACAATGCAATCGAAGCAATTTCCGGGCCAAACTAATCTTGGCATCTTTGTGATCAGTTCCTTTGGCGCGAAGTGCATCGTATTGATCCCGAAGCTCGCCATCCAATCGCATCACATTTTCTGCAGCTCCAAGAAAGACATTGCGGAGTTCGCGCCTACCAAAAAATCTCTTGTTCCCATAGATTTTTCCGCCTGAGATTTGGATATGCCGAACCAACATGCAATAGCCCCAAAACTTGTGTTTATTTTCAAATCGCGCTGGCTGACAAACAATCGCGGCAATTATATTGGCCCTGATAATGCTGATTCCGGGAATCGTCATCAGATTTCGAATCGGTCGATACTTTTTGCGATTCCTTTCGAAAACCTCTTTGTATTTGTCCTTCTCTGACTCCAGGTACTCAATCTGATCAAATAATTTCTCCGCTACAAACTTTGCTGATGGATTTTTTAACTCCTTGATTCGGTTTTTATTTTT
Above is a genomic segment from Bdellovibrionales bacterium containing:
- a CDS encoding transposase; this translates as MKYYIGLDAHSTTSTFAVVDENGQCVLRETVKTSEQSLVHVINRIHGERHMTFEESTISQWLYIQLKDKVDNLLICNPTYVAKKQGAKTDFRDALHLAQELRTNHLQTVFHDTSHWMEIRTTVSGYLDIVEEIVRFKNRLKAVFRAEAIQTDENSFYKNKNRIKELKNPSAKFVAEKLFDQIEYLESEKDKYKEVFERNRKKYRPIRNLMTIPGISIIRANIIAAIVCQPARFENKHKFWGYCMLVRHIQISGGKIYGNKRFFGRRELRNVFLGAAENVMRLDGELRDQYDALRAKGTDHKDAKISLARKLLRLHCAS